The following are encoded together in the Adhaeribacter arboris genome:
- a CDS encoding sulfotransferase-like domain-containing protein translates to MVIHLISGPRNISTALMYSFAQRGDMKVMDEPFYAFYLILTGLEHPGKDEILKTLEPDPKKVFTQIKSLEQKHGNVFIKNMGHHLQGFDYSSIVLFQNVFLIRDPGQMLLSYAKVREQPTLNDIGLKQQAELFAWLQAEGQQPIVLDGNELRKNPSVILEKLCEQLGLPFTKAMLSWPAGPRAEDGCWAPYWYTQVHQSTNFMPPEPDTTSLPNYLLHTYEEALPYYTTLKNYALKA, encoded by the coding sequence ATGGTAATTCATTTAATTTCCGGACCCCGTAATATTTCTACGGCCTTGATGTATTCATTTGCTCAACGAGGAGATATGAAAGTAATGGATGAACCGTTTTATGCTTTTTACCTGATTTTAACCGGTTTAGAACATCCCGGCAAAGATGAAATTTTAAAAACTTTAGAACCCGATCCGAAAAAAGTATTTACCCAGATAAAAAGTTTAGAACAAAAACACGGCAACGTATTTATCAAAAATATGGGGCATCACCTGCAAGGCTTTGATTATAGCTCTATCGTGTTATTTCAAAATGTGTTTCTCATCCGCGACCCCGGCCAAATGCTTTTATCGTACGCCAAAGTAAGAGAACAGCCTACTTTAAACGACATTGGTTTAAAGCAACAAGCCGAGCTTTTTGCCTGGTTACAAGCCGAAGGACAACAACCAATCGTTCTAGATGGCAACGAACTCCGGAAAAACCCAAGTGTTATTTTAGAAAAATTGTGCGAGCAATTAGGCTTACCATTTACCAAGGCTATGCTTTCCTGGCCGGCTGGCCCTCGGGCAGAAGATGGTTGCTGGGCTCCTTACTGGTACACCCAGGTACATCAGTCCACTAATTTTATGCCGCCCGAACCAGATACTACTTCATTACCAAACTATTTGCTCCACACGTACGAAGAAGCTTTACCTTATTATACTACCTTAAAAAATTACGCCCTTAAAGCCTGA
- a CDS encoding aminotransferase class IV, with translation MLQQYDPRNAEIKVWVNGLCSRQDARVSVFDSAVQGGDAVWEGIRIYHGYAFMLEQHIDRLQESAHALAFAHVPTREEIKEAVFATLQANRMKDNAHIRLTLTRGEKITSGMDPRLNQKGCTLIVLAEHKPPVYDNSAGIRLITSGIRRNNPQFLDSKIHHNNLLNNILAKIEANVAGADDALMLDGQGFVAETNATNLFMVKKGILYTPLPDACLPGITRKLVLEMAAELKIPAMEKNVSLTEFYNADEVFATGTMGELTPVQEIDGRKILNRSQSEVLNKLKQHFTTKIEVYGVKLPF, from the coding sequence ATGCTGCAACAATACGATCCCCGGAATGCTGAAATAAAAGTTTGGGTCAATGGTTTATGTTCCCGGCAAGATGCCCGCGTTTCCGTTTTTGATAGTGCGGTGCAAGGCGGCGATGCGGTTTGGGAAGGAATCCGGATATACCACGGTTATGCTTTTATGCTGGAGCAGCACATAGACCGCTTACAGGAATCGGCCCATGCTTTAGCATTTGCCCACGTGCCCACCAGGGAGGAAATCAAAGAAGCAGTATTTGCTACCTTACAAGCCAACAGAATGAAGGATAACGCGCACATCCGGTTAACGCTAACCCGCGGCGAAAAAATAACGTCGGGCATGGATCCCCGGTTAAACCAAAAAGGTTGCACCTTAATTGTACTAGCCGAACACAAACCACCGGTTTATGATAATTCTGCCGGAATACGGTTAATTACCAGCGGTATCCGGCGCAACAATCCGCAGTTTTTGGATTCTAAAATTCACCATAACAATTTACTAAATAATATTTTAGCCAAAATTGAAGCCAACGTAGCCGGAGCCGACGATGCTTTAATGCTGGATGGACAAGGTTTTGTGGCTGAAACCAATGCTACAAATTTATTTATGGTAAAAAAAGGCATTTTGTATACTCCACTGCCAGATGCTTGTTTACCCGGTATAACCCGTAAATTGGTGCTGGAAATGGCGGCAGAATTAAAAATACCTGCCATGGAAAAAAACGTATCTCTTACCGAATTTTACAATGCCGATGAGGTATTTGCCACCGGAACCATGGGGGAACTAACGCCCGTGCAAGAGATTGATGGCCGCAAAATTTTAAACCGCAGCCAATCTGAGGTTTTAAACAAATTGAAGCAGCATTTTACGACTAAGATTGAAGTATACGGTGTTAAACTTCCTTTTTAA
- a CDS encoding orotidine 5'-phosphate decarboxylase / HUMPS family protein has protein sequence MKPIVQISLDLTNMEEALQTAALARRAGVDWLEAGTPLILAEGLHGVRQLAQNFPGVPIVADLKTMDGGYLEVEMMAKAGATHVVVMARAHEETIKCVVKAGRDFGVKVMGDNMVCPDMVAGAKWLEDLGCDYVIHHIGYDERRGIAAQGRLMPSPLDQLREVVQAVSIPVQAVGGLSLEQAIRCPEYGAPLVVLGAPLTIDADAFKTADGDLESSLRLICDKIHAYGDVPVGRI, from the coding sequence ATGAAACCTATTGTACAAATCTCCCTTGACCTTACTAATATGGAAGAAGCTCTCCAAACGGCCGCTCTAGCCCGACGGGCCGGAGTAGATTGGTTAGAGGCAGGCACTCCCTTAATTTTAGCCGAAGGATTACACGGGGTGCGGCAATTAGCGCAAAATTTTCCGGGAGTTCCTATAGTTGCCGATTTAAAAACCATGGACGGTGGTTACCTGGAAGTAGAAATGATGGCAAAAGCGGGCGCTACCCACGTAGTGGTAATGGCGAGGGCGCACGAAGAAACCATTAAATGCGTGGTAAAAGCCGGTCGTGATTTCGGAGTTAAAGTAATGGGCGATAATATGGTTTGTCCCGATATGGTGGCAGGAGCCAAGTGGCTGGAAGATTTAGGTTGCGATTACGTCATTCATCACATTGGATACGACGAAAGGCGGGGAATTGCGGCTCAAGGCAGATTAATGCCTAGTCCATTGGACCAGTTGCGGGAAGTAGTGCAAGCCGTTTCTATTCCGGTACAAGCAGTAGGTGGCTTATCCCTGGAACAAGCCATTCGTTGTCCGGAATACGGCGCTCCTTTGGTAGTACTCGGTGCGCCTTTAACCATTGACGCAGATGCCTTTAAAACGGCTGATGGCGATCTGGAAAGCTCTCTACGACTAATTTGTGATAAAATCCACGCCTACGGTGACGTTCCGGTAGGTAGAATTTAA